The following proteins are encoded in a genomic region of Hymenobacter siberiensis:
- a CDS encoding YiiX family permuted papain-like enzyme, translating to MKRWLLLPFLLLTALAIAAYPRLHRRLLRYQSHRAAEAATTQIAPQLRDGDLIFHTSLSAQSRAIQLATHSAWSHCGIVYKEEGKWQVFEAVQPVKRTPLADWVARGQGGHFVTKRLRDAEAVLTPAALARLKAAGRPMLGHNYDLYFGWSDDRIYCSELIWKVYERGLGRRLGQLQHLRDFDLSHPAVQAKLRERYDDSLPLNETVISPVSIFNSPELVTVLTR from the coding sequence ATGAAACGCTGGCTCCTCCTCCCCTTTCTACTCCTTACGGCCCTCGCCATCGCCGCCTACCCGCGCCTGCACCGCCGCCTGCTCCGCTACCAGAGCCACCGCGCCGCTGAAGCCGCCACCACCCAAATCGCGCCCCAGCTCCGCGACGGCGACCTGATTTTCCATACCTCCCTCTCAGCTCAGAGCCGGGCCATTCAGCTGGCCACGCACTCGGCCTGGAGCCACTGCGGCATCGTGTATAAGGAAGAAGGTAAATGGCAGGTGTTCGAAGCCGTGCAGCCGGTGAAGCGCACGCCACTGGCCGATTGGGTGGCGCGGGGCCAGGGCGGCCACTTCGTGACCAAGCGGCTGCGCGATGCCGAAGCCGTGCTCACGCCCGCCGCGCTGGCCCGCCTCAAAGCAGCCGGACGGCCCATGCTGGGGCACAATTACGACTTGTATTTCGGCTGGTCCGATGACCGGATTTATTGCTCCGAGCTTATCTGGAAAGTGTATGAGCGCGGGCTCGGCCGGCGGCTGGGGCAGCTCCAGCACCTGCGCGATTTCGACCTGAGCCACCCTGCCGTGCAGGCCAAGTTGCGCGAGCGGTACGACGACAGCTTGCCGCTGAACGAAACCGTGATTTCGCCGGTCAGCATTTTCAATAGTCCCGAGCTGGTGACGGTACTGACTCGTTAA